In Leopardus geoffroyi isolate Oge1 chromosome D1, O.geoffroyi_Oge1_pat1.0, whole genome shotgun sequence, a single window of DNA contains:
- the LOC123602560 gene encoding olfactory receptor 6-like, with the protein MLGKNITLVSEFILVGFPTAPWLQVLLFFLFLVVYLLVIIENLIIMLTVWITGSLHKPMYYFLSSLSFLEVWYVSVTVPKMLDGFLLQKRRISFTGCMTQLYFFISLACTECVLLATMAYDRYVAICHPLQYPVIMTTGYCVQLVAFSYVSGFMVSVIKVYFISHVAFCGSNVMNHFFCDISPILKLACKDMSTAELVDFALAIVILVFPLITTVLSYVYIVSTILRIPSTHGRKKAFSTCASHLTVVIIYYTAMIFMYVRPRAIASFNSNKLISAVYAVLTPMLNPFIYCLRNQEVKNAVKKTMGVGQCLLLS; encoded by the coding sequence AAGTCctgctcttcttcctcttccttgtggTCTACTTGCTGGTGATAATAGAGAATCTTATCATCATGCTCACTGTTTGGATCACTGGCTCCCTCCATAAGCCCATGTACTATTTCCTGAGTAGCTTGTCCTTTCTGGAGGTCTGGTATGTCTCTGTCACAGTCCCCAAGATGCTGGATGGATTCCTTTTGCAGAAACGGCGCATCTCCTTCACAGGTTGCATGACCCAGCTCTACTTCTTTATCTCACTCGCCTGCACAGAGTGTGTGCTTCTGGCAaccatggcctatgaccgctatgtggccatttGCCACCCTCTCCAATACCCAGTCATTATGACCACAGGTTATTGTGTACAGCTGGTGGCGTTCTCCTATGTAAGTGGTTTCATGGTCTCTGTCAtcaaagtttatttcatttcacatgTTGCCTTTTGTGGTTCTAATGTCATGAACCACTTTTTCTGTGATATCTCACCAATCCTTAAGCTGGCTTGCAAAGACATGTCCACAGCTGAGCTAGTGGactttgctttggctattgtcattCTTGTCTTCCCACTCATCACCACTGTCCTTTCCTATGTATACATTGTCTCCACCATTCTGCGGATACCCTCCACCCACGGAAGGAAGaaagccttctccacctgtgcATCCCACCTCACTGTGGTCATAATTTATTATACAGCcatgatttttatgtatgttcGGCCCAGAGCTATTGCATCATTTAATTCCAACAAACTAATCTCAGCTGTGTACGCAGTCCTCACACCCATGCTAAATCCCTTCATCTACTGCCTTAGAAACCAGGAAGTAAAAAATGCTGTCAAAAAGACCATGGGGGTTGGGCAGTGCCTCCTGCTTAGCTAA